Proteins encoded within one genomic window of Triticum aestivum cultivar Chinese Spring chromosome 2D, IWGSC CS RefSeq v2.1, whole genome shotgun sequence:
- the LOC123048188 gene encoding bisdemethoxycurcumin synthase has translation MTSRACTVHEIRRERRAEGPAVVLAIGTANPMYCVSQEDYPDYYFRVTKSEHLTDLKETFKKLCKITGMGKRFFYHTEELLNVHPELLHRASPSIDARLEIAATAAPELAASAAVKAIAEWGRPATDITHLVVSTNSAAHAPSVDFRLASLLGLRPSVCRTMLHLNGCSGGCAALRLAKDLAENNRGARVLVACVELTVTSFRGPDKEDCFDTLISQGLFSDGAGAVIVGADPVRPVEHPLFEMVSVSQAVIPESEHLLNMRLGNSGICGNVSTELPRVTGDNIEQCLLDVLEPLGIRVKWNDLFWVVHPGSRAVLDHIDAALQLEPKKLAASRTVMREHGNMLGATVIFVLHEQRRLMEKEAVGAHGWGVMVGFGPGFTAETMVLRATGGDQNKNYYK, from the exons atgacaagcagagcatgcACTGTCCACGAGATCCGGCGGGAGCGGCGTGCGGAAGGCCCCGCCGTCGTGCTCGCCATCGGCACGGCAAACCCGATGTACTGCGTGTCCCAAGAAGACTACCCCGACTACTACTTCCGTGTCACCAAGAGCGAGCACCTCACCGACCTCAAAGAGACCTTCAAAAAGCTGT GTAAGATAACAGGCATGGGAAAGCGGTTCTTCTACCACACCGAGGAACTGCTCAACGTCCACCCCGAACTTCTCCACCGCGCATCCCCATCCATTGATGCGCGGCTTGagatcgccgccaccgccgctcccgAGCTCGCGGCATCAGCGGCAGTGAAGGCCATCGCCGAGTGGGGTCGTCCGGCCACGGATATCACCCACCTCGTCGTCAGCACAAACTCAGCGGCCCACGCCCCAAGCGTCGACTTCCGCTTGGCTTCACTCCTCGGCCTGCGCCCCAGCGTCTGCCGTACCATGCTCCACCTTAACGGCTGCTCCGGCGGCTGCGCAGCCTTGCGCCTAGCCAAGGACCTGGCGGAGAACAACCGCGGCGCGCGCGTTCTGGTCGCCTGCGTCGAGCTCACCGTTACCTCCTTCCgtggccccgacaaagaggactgCTTCGACACCCTCATCAGCCAGGGGCTGTTCAGCGATGGCGCAGGGGCCGTCATCGTCGGCGCCGACCCCGTGCGCCCAGTCGAGCACCCGCTGTTTGAGATGGTGTCTGTGTCGCAGGCCGTGATACCGGAGAGCGAGCACTTGCTCAACATGCGGCTCGGGAACAGCGGCATTTGCGGCAATGTTTCTACCGAGCTGCCACGCGTGACGGGGGACAACATCGAACAGTGTTTGCTGGATGTGTTGGAGCCACTTGGTATCCGCGTCAAATGGAATGACCTCTTCTGGGTAGTGCATCCCGGTAGCCGTGCTGTTTTGGACCACATCGACGCAGCTCTCCAGCTGGAGCCCAAGAAGCTCGCCGCGAGCCGAACCGTTATGAGAGAGCACGGGAACATGCTGGGAGCGACGGTGATATTCGTGCTGCACGAGCAACGGCGGCTAATGGAGAAGGAAGCAGTGGGGGCGCATGGGTGGGGGGTGATGGTGGGATTTGGTCCGGGTTTCACTGCCGAGACGATGGTGCTGCGCGCAACTGGTGGTGACCAAAATAAAAATTACTACAAGTAG